One Terriglobia bacterium genomic region harbors:
- a CDS encoding sugar kinase, translating into MATLVVGSVAFDNVKTPFGKADNVLGGSATYFSVAASFFSAVNLVAVVGEDFSRQDERIFRKHQVDLRGLQRKPGKSFFWWGEYNDNMNECRTVDTQLNVFADFSPRIPREYQSSEFVFLGNIHPRLQREVLKQVRRPRLIAMDTMNYWINNTPEELRQTLKLVDMLIINDNETRMITGEHNLVRGAEKILSMGPKTLVVKRGEYGVAMFRRGSIFAAPAFPLKRVFDPTGAGDSFAGGFMGYLASCPSLSEANIRRAVVYGSVVASFNVEDFSLRRLTRLRRSEIETRFRAFQRLMRFEAARGRRH; encoded by the coding sequence ATGGCGACCCTCGTGGTGGGTTCTGTGGCCTTTGACAACGTGAAAACCCCGTTTGGCAAGGCGGACAATGTGTTGGGCGGCTCGGCGACCTATTTCTCGGTGGCCGCCAGTTTTTTTTCGGCCGTGAATCTCGTCGCCGTGGTGGGAGAGGACTTCTCGAGACAGGATGAGAGGATCTTCAGGAAGCACCAAGTCGATCTGCGGGGCCTCCAGCGGAAACCGGGCAAATCGTTTTTCTGGTGGGGAGAGTACAACGACAACATGAACGAATGCCGTACCGTGGACACGCAATTGAATGTATTCGCCGATTTTTCCCCTCGGATTCCCCGCGAGTATCAATCCAGCGAATTTGTATTTCTCGGCAATATCCATCCGCGCCTCCAGCGCGAAGTGCTCAAACAAGTGCGGCGACCACGGTTGATTGCCATGGACACCATGAACTACTGGATCAATAACACGCCCGAAGAGTTGCGCCAAACCCTGAAGCTGGTGGACATGCTGATTATCAACGACAACGAAACCCGGATGATTACGGGAGAGCACAACCTGGTGAGAGGTGCAGAAAAGATTCTTTCCATGGGGCCCAAAACGCTTGTGGTGAAGCGGGGAGAATATGGCGTCGCGATGTTTCGGCGGGGATCCATCTTCGCAGCCCCCGCCTTTCCTTTGAAAAGGGTGTTTGATCCTACAGGGGCCGGCGACAGCTTTGCGGGAGGATTCATGGGTTACCTCGCCTCGTGTCCGTCATTGAGCGAAGCAAACATTCGTCGCGCCGTGGTTTACGGTTCAGTGGTCGCCTCATTTAATGTGGAGGATTTCAGCCTGAGGCGGTTGACGCGCCTGCGCCGGTCGGAGATCGAAACCCGCTTCAGGGCATTTCAAAGACTGATGCGCTTTGAGGCGGCCCGCGGCAGGAGGCATTGA
- a CDS encoding VWA domain-containing protein, protein MDPVALQKTYRPSNRRVRSAVFVLAMICAPHNVLSQSGSEVHLQVTVTDETGIFVRDLSAVNFVVSLDKSKLAVREAKVKSDAGPSDISLLIDTSVIAGQVANPLTDITQSFIKALGASDQMAIIAYDSSANLIQDFTPSKKLLTDALRGMKYGNGAALLDAIYATADGGYANSTGRRVMVLLSTGIDTGSRVRLKDVAPVLQREKITLYGVSLGGRGFFAGGTSEIFEKLTVATGGRAFYPRKVSDIAGIVSQILGSATGREYYDLVVESPPVSLEEAQRRLRVQIDRDRKDDKNLLVTSKFVKE, encoded by the coding sequence ATGGACCCTGTTGCTTTGCAGAAGACCTATAGACCTTCCAACCGGCGGGTGCGATCAGCCGTTTTCGTCCTGGCGATGATTTGCGCTCCCCACAACGTCCTGTCGCAGAGCGGAAGCGAGGTCCATCTCCAGGTCACGGTCACCGATGAGACCGGGATTTTCGTTCGCGACCTGTCCGCGGTCAACTTCGTGGTTTCACTTGACAAGTCGAAACTCGCCGTGCGGGAGGCCAAAGTCAAATCGGATGCCGGGCCGAGTGATATCTCCCTGCTGATTGACACGAGTGTGATTGCGGGCCAGGTGGCCAATCCGCTGACTGACATCACGCAGTCCTTCATTAAGGCCCTCGGTGCCAGCGATCAGATGGCGATTATTGCATATGATTCTTCCGCGAACCTGATCCAGGACTTCACCCCCTCCAAGAAACTGCTGACCGACGCCTTGCGCGGGATGAAATATGGGAACGGGGCCGCCTTGCTCGATGCCATCTATGCGACGGCGGATGGCGGTTATGCCAATTCAACCGGCCGCCGTGTGATGGTTCTGTTGTCCACAGGAATTGACACCGGTTCCCGGGTCAGGCTGAAGGATGTGGCGCCCGTGCTCCAGCGGGAGAAGATCACCCTCTATGGCGTGTCGTTGGGAGGACGAGGGTTTTTCGCAGGAGGGACCAGCGAGATTTTTGAAAAACTGACCGTCGCAACCGGCGGTCGCGCCTTCTACCCGAGGAAGGTATCCGACATCGCGGGCATTGTGAGCCAGATCCTGGGAAGCGCCACGGGCCGCGAATATTATGATTTGGTGGTGGAGTCACCTCCCGTCAGCCTCGAGGAGGCCCAACGGCGGCTGCGTGTTCAGATTGATCGCGATCGCAAAGACGACAAGAATCTTCTGGTCACCTCGAAGTTTGTGAAAGAGTAG
- the mtnP gene encoding S-methyl-5'-thioadenosine phosphorylase, which yields MTAHRPKSKSRIQRGRATEIEIGVIGGSGLYEMAELTDRKEVAVSTPFGRPSDPLVIGTLRGRRVAFLARHGKGHRLMPTEINFRANIFAMKKLGVERIISASAVGSLKEEHKPLDILLPDQFFDRTRYREGETFFGNGLVAHISFADPVCPQLSDLLEMSGRVESIPIHRGGTYLCMEGPAFSTKAESKVYRGLGMDVIGMTNLQEAKLAREAEICYATMALVTDYDCWHPDHDAVTVTQIIDNLNRNAVNAQKVIAAAVAAMPAQRTCKCGSALSHALITERSRIHPATRRKLDLLVNKYL from the coding sequence ATGACTGCCCATAGACCAAAATCGAAATCGCGGATACAAAGGGGACGCGCAACAGAAATCGAAATTGGGGTGATCGGAGGGAGCGGTCTCTACGAAATGGCCGAACTGACCGATAGGAAGGAAGTGGCCGTCTCCACCCCCTTCGGCAGGCCTTCCGATCCGCTTGTCATCGGCACTCTGCGAGGCCGGAGAGTGGCCTTTCTGGCCCGGCATGGCAAGGGTCATCGGCTCATGCCGACGGAGATTAATTTTCGTGCGAACATCTTTGCGATGAAAAAGCTGGGAGTGGAACGCATTATTTCGGCCAGTGCTGTGGGCTCTCTGAAGGAAGAGCACAAACCCCTCGATATCCTGTTGCCGGATCAATTCTTCGACCGCACGCGTTACCGCGAAGGCGAGACCTTCTTTGGAAACGGCCTGGTGGCGCACATCTCATTTGCCGATCCGGTCTGTCCCCAACTCAGTGACCTCCTCGAAATGTCTGGCCGTGTCGAATCGATTCCGATCCATCGGGGGGGAACATATCTCTGCATGGAGGGCCCGGCGTTTTCGACGAAGGCCGAGTCCAAGGTGTATCGAGGGCTGGGAATGGATGTCATTGGGATGACCAACCTGCAGGAAGCCAAGCTGGCCCGGGAAGCCGAGATCTGTTACGCCACGATGGCGCTGGTCACGGATTACGACTGCTGGCATCCCGACCATGACGCCGTCACCGTCACGCAGATTATTGACAACCTGAATCGCAACGCGGTCAATGCGCAGAAGGTAATCGCGGCGGCAGTTGCCGCCATGCCGGCACAACGGACCTGCAAGTGTGGTTCAGCCCTTTCCCACGCCTTGATCACTGAACGGAGCCGGATCCATCCGGCGACCCGGCGTAAACTCGACTTGCTGGTAAACAAATATCTTTAG
- a CDS encoding MBL fold metallo-hydrolase yields MKLGEFELHIVSDGSFRLDGGAMFGIVPRTLWERHVDVDEKNRVRLALNCLYVRTPGHQVLIDTGIGNKFDAKWNVIYDVDRSQTLVGSLARLGVRPEDIDTIIHTHLHFDHAGGNTTQLSDGRIVRTFPNACCYAQQGEFDHALAPFDRDRPSYALDRAKFMPPYCEYELLQGDQEVVPGIRVAVKPGHNRFMQIVEIESQGEKGIVFSDLVSTQFHLNPQWITSFDLFPLEVIENKRPLIEDALREHWLCVFYHDMQCPMGFLAEQRGKIVAEPPA; encoded by the coding sequence ATGAAATTGGGAGAATTCGAACTCCATATCGTTTCGGATGGATCATTCCGGCTGGACGGCGGAGCGATGTTTGGTATTGTGCCCAGGACCCTCTGGGAAAGGCATGTCGACGTCGATGAAAAGAACCGGGTCAGGTTGGCGTTGAATTGCTTGTATGTTCGCACCCCCGGCCACCAGGTCCTGATCGACACAGGCATCGGCAACAAGTTTGATGCGAAATGGAATGTAATTTACGACGTGGACCGGTCGCAAACGCTGGTCGGCTCCCTGGCCCGCCTCGGCGTCAGGCCGGAGGACATTGATACAATCATCCATACCCACCTCCACTTTGATCACGCCGGGGGGAACACTACACAACTTTCAGATGGACGGATCGTCCGGACCTTCCCGAATGCCTGTTGTTATGCCCAGCAGGGGGAATTTGACCATGCCTTGGCCCCGTTCGATCGGGACCGTCCAAGTTATGCCCTCGATCGTGCCAAATTCATGCCCCCTTATTGCGAGTACGAGTTGTTGCAAGGCGATCAGGAGGTCGTTCCAGGGATACGAGTGGCCGTCAAGCCGGGCCATAACCGCTTTATGCAAATTGTGGAAATTGAATCTCAAGGGGAGAAGGGCATCGTGTTTTCGGATCTGGTTTCGACCCAATTCCACCTGAACCCGCAATGGATCACATCGTTTGATCTGTTTCCTCTGGAAGTGATCGAGAACAAGAGACCGTTGATCGAGGACGCGTTGCGTGAACACTGGCTGTGCGTGTTTTATCACGATATGCAATGCCCCATGGGATTCCTGGCGGAGCAAAGGGGAAAGATTGTCGCCGAACCCCCCGCCTGA
- a CDS encoding peptidylprolyl isomerase: MKPSIFIRRGGFLLLTGLLFPGLGTLLRAQEPAAGAPPATTSQPSKKVEMEPDPVVVSLNDQKIRASEFREILSHLPAQQRRQYSGPGGTKAFAEYLAQLLVLSQGAEKESLDRNPGVAARLKFARAQVLALAEQQAIADRLWISDEDLRKYYDQDQNRFVQLHLLHISLRLTGSDAEQDAQMRKGLEEARQRALKGEDFRALAREFSKDSDAQKGGDLGFLARGDLGETVDSVVFRLKPGEISAVFDAPGSIHLFKALEDRPQPFSEAKPAIAEILKTKLLQASLSSLIHEVQPSVNEQYFAREGETLSGYKSITVQVEKNGKPVSNSTSTPPTVPAKEKKK, translated from the coding sequence ATGAAACCTTCAATTTTTATTCGACGCGGTGGTTTTTTACTCTTGACCGGTTTGCTTTTCCCGGGGCTGGGAACGTTATTGCGGGCGCAAGAGCCCGCCGCTGGCGCTCCCCCCGCAACGACAAGTCAGCCCTCCAAAAAGGTCGAGATGGAGCCCGATCCGGTTGTGGTCTCTCTCAATGATCAGAAGATCAGGGCAAGTGAATTCAGAGAAATCCTCTCGCATCTCCCGGCGCAGCAGCGCCGCCAATATTCAGGCCCGGGGGGGACCAAAGCCTTTGCCGAATACCTGGCCCAACTCCTCGTGCTCAGTCAGGGGGCGGAAAAGGAGAGTCTCGACCGGAATCCGGGAGTAGCCGCCCGACTCAAATTTGCCCGCGCCCAGGTGCTCGCCCTTGCGGAGCAACAGGCCATTGCAGATCGCTTGTGGATCAGTGATGAGGACCTTCGGAAATACTATGACCAGGATCAGAATCGATTCGTCCAGTTGCATTTGCTGCATATCTCTCTCCGCCTGACAGGGTCAGATGCGGAACAGGATGCCCAGATGCGGAAAGGCCTGGAGGAGGCACGGCAGCGTGCGCTGAAGGGGGAGGATTTCAGGGCGCTGGCACGAGAGTTTTCCAAAGACAGTGATGCCCAGAAGGGTGGGGATTTGGGCTTTCTGGCGAGAGGGGATTTAGGGGAAACGGTGGATTCCGTTGTTTTCCGGTTGAAACCCGGGGAGATTAGCGCGGTATTTGATGCTCCTGGTTCCATCCATCTCTTCAAAGCGCTTGAAGACCGGCCGCAGCCTTTCTCCGAGGCAAAGCCGGCGATCGCTGAAATCCTTAAAACCAAGTTGCTGCAGGCATCACTGTCGAGCTTGATCCATGAAGTGCAGCCTTCGGTGAATGAACAATACTTCGCTCGAGAGGGTGAGACCCTTTCGGGGTACAAGTCGATCACGGTGCAAGTGGAAAAAAACGGGAAACCCGTCTCCAACTCCACTTCGACTCCACCCACAGTTCCAGCGAAAGAAAAGAAGAAGTGA
- the mce gene encoding methylmalonyl-CoA epimerase — MKILRISHVGIAVHSLDQASRFYGETLGIPVASRENVEEQKVAVAMHPLGECRIELLEPTDPLSPIAKFLNKRGQGVHHLCLEVEDLEASLRELKARGVRLIDEVPRTGAGGCRVAFIHPESTQGVLIELNEEVK; from the coding sequence ATGAAGATCCTGCGGATCAGTCATGTGGGGATTGCCGTCCACTCGCTGGATCAAGCGAGCAGATTTTATGGAGAGACCCTGGGGATCCCAGTGGCGTCTCGGGAGAATGTTGAGGAGCAGAAAGTGGCTGTCGCGATGCACCCGCTGGGAGAATGCCGCATTGAATTGCTGGAACCCACCGACCCGCTGTCCCCGATCGCCAAATTCCTCAATAAGCGTGGGCAGGGAGTCCATCATCTGTGCCTTGAGGTGGAGGATTTGGAGGCCTCGCTCCGGGAGCTCAAGGCTCGCGGGGTTCGTTTAATCGACGAGGTCCCGCGAACGGGCGCAGGAGGCTGTCGGGTCGCTTTCATTCATCCGGAATCGACTCAGGGTGTGTTAATCGAACTCAACGAGGAAGTGAAGTAA
- the meaB gene encoding methylmalonyl Co-A mutase-associated GTPase MeaB, giving the protein MPIDIDKLLRGDPRAIARAITCIENDREGSAKILKRIFPHTGHAFVVGVTGAPGSGKSTLVDRLARFYLDGQKKSVGIVAVDPTSPFTGGAILGDRIRMQNVALEEGIFIRSMATRGFLGGLSRATHDAVSVLDAAHKEVILVETVGVGQDEIDVIKVAHVNLVLLVPGMGDDIQAIKAGIMEIADVFVINKADREGVERIETQLQAMLSISPRPDGWVPPLVRTVATQNEGINPLATAIESYARFAKDSALFTQKRRTHARERVLELLSEQLVGRVVHEHLENGTLDRYVELVASRQSDPYSVVDEIISGFCGETSRNRRGA; this is encoded by the coding sequence ATGCCCATCGACATCGACAAGCTGCTTCGAGGCGATCCCAGGGCCATTGCGCGGGCGATCACCTGCATCGAGAATGATCGTGAGGGATCGGCTAAGATCCTCAAGCGGATTTTTCCGCATACGGGGCACGCTTTTGTGGTGGGGGTCACGGGAGCGCCTGGGTCCGGAAAAAGCACCCTGGTTGATCGCCTGGCGCGCTTTTATTTGGATGGGCAGAAGAAATCGGTGGGGATTGTGGCGGTGGATCCCACCAGTCCATTTACTGGCGGCGCCATCCTGGGCGACCGGATTCGCATGCAAAATGTCGCCCTTGAGGAGGGTATTTTCATTCGCAGCATGGCGACGCGGGGGTTTCTCGGCGGCCTCTCGCGGGCGACCCATGACGCGGTCTCGGTGCTCGATGCCGCTCACAAAGAGGTCATCCTTGTCGAAACGGTGGGGGTGGGACAGGATGAAATCGACGTCATCAAGGTGGCACACGTTAACCTGGTTTTGCTGGTTCCCGGGATGGGCGATGACATCCAGGCCATCAAGGCAGGAATCATGGAGATTGCCGACGTGTTTGTGATCAACAAAGCCGACCGCGAGGGCGTGGAAAGGATCGAGACCCAACTGCAGGCGATGCTCTCCATCTCTCCTCGCCCGGATGGTTGGGTGCCGCCGTTGGTCCGCACGGTGGCCACTCAAAACGAGGGAATCAACCCTTTGGCGACGGCGATTGAGTCATACGCCCGGTTTGCAAAAGACTCGGCCCTTTTCACCCAGAAGAGGCGCACGCATGCACGCGAGCGAGTGCTCGAACTCTTGAGCGAGCAATTGGTGGGCAGGGTAGTTCATGAGCATCTGGAGAATGGCACGCTCGATCGGTACGTGGAACTGGTGGCATCGCGGCAGAGCGACCCTTACTCGGTGGTGGATGAAATCATCTCAGGCTTTTGCGGAGAAACCTCAAGGAACCGGAGGGGGGCCTGA
- a CDS encoding acyl-CoA dehydrogenase yields the protein MNFELTDEQRQVQKTVREFARTEIAPHVMVWDEAQEFPREILRKLGELGFLGTIFPGEYGGAGMGYQEYVILIEELGRVDGSIGLSVAAHNSLCCGHVYLMGTEEQKKRFLVPLARGEKIGAWGLTESEAGSDAGGTKTTAVRDGKFYVLNGAKTFITHGRVGDICVAMAVTDSSKGHKGISAFVVEKGTPGFRAGKHENKLGMRASDTSEVIFEDCRVPAENRLGAEGEGFTGSLRVLDGGRISIAALALGMAQGAMDASLKYSKQRQQFGRPISEFQAIQWKLADMATEIDAARCLTHRAAWMYDHKKKTTLESSMAKLYASEVAVRAANEAVQIHGGYGFIKDYPAEKFYRDAKLCTIGEGTSEIQRMVIARELLKKF from the coding sequence ATGAATTTCGAGCTGACTGATGAGCAACGTCAAGTCCAAAAGACGGTAAGGGAATTTGCGCGAACTGAAATTGCCCCTCATGTCATGGTGTGGGATGAGGCCCAGGAGTTTCCGCGGGAGATCTTGCGGAAACTCGGTGAACTCGGGTTCCTGGGAACTATTTTTCCCGGGGAGTACGGGGGCGCAGGCATGGGCTACCAGGAATATGTCATCCTCATCGAGGAGTTGGGTCGTGTGGACGGGTCCATCGGCTTGAGTGTTGCAGCTCACAACTCGCTGTGTTGCGGCCACGTCTACCTGATGGGAACCGAGGAGCAAAAGAAGAGGTTCCTGGTGCCCCTGGCCCGCGGGGAGAAAATCGGGGCATGGGGGCTTACAGAATCTGAAGCGGGCAGTGATGCCGGCGGGACAAAGACCACTGCAGTAAGGGACGGCAAATTCTATGTCCTCAACGGGGCGAAGACCTTCATCACGCATGGGAGAGTAGGCGACATTTGTGTGGCTATGGCGGTGACCGACTCCTCGAAGGGCCACAAGGGCATTTCGGCGTTTGTAGTCGAGAAAGGAACTCCCGGGTTTCGCGCGGGGAAGCATGAAAACAAACTCGGGATGCGGGCCAGCGATACGTCGGAAGTCATCTTTGAGGATTGCCGGGTGCCGGCAGAGAACCGGCTGGGTGCGGAGGGCGAAGGGTTTACGGGAAGTTTGCGGGTTTTGGACGGGGGACGCATCTCCATTGCGGCCCTGGCTCTCGGGATGGCGCAGGGCGCGATGGATGCTTCGCTCAAATACTCGAAGCAGCGGCAGCAATTTGGAAGGCCGATCAGCGAATTTCAGGCAATCCAATGGAAACTCGCCGACATGGCGACCGAGATTGATGCCGCCCGGTGTTTGACGCATCGGGCCGCCTGGATGTACGACCATAAGAAAAAGACCACGCTGGAATCGTCGATGGCAAAGCTCTACGCCAGCGAGGTGGCAGTCCGTGCGGCAAATGAAGCCGTGCAGATTCACGGCGGCTACGGATTTATCAAAGACTATCCCGCTGAGAAGTTTTATCGGGACGCCAAACTCTGTACCATCGGGGAAGGAACCAGCGAGATTCAACGCATGGTGATTGCCAGGGAGCTGTTGAAGAAGTTCTAA
- the larB gene encoding nickel pincer cofactor biosynthesis protein LarB — protein MTAAEIKRLLEKVKEGRLGVDEAMEILRRLPFEDLGFARIDHHRSLRVGFPEVVLGRGKSTEQVVGIVRRMLKNRHNILVTRSDEATFRAIRKITRLAQFHKASGALTVVRDKHLYGTGRILVISAGTADMPVAEEALVTARVMGNDVDAIYDCGVAGIHRLLQENQRLRQARVIVCVAGMEGALPSVVGGLVAAPVIAVPTSVGYGASFGGIAALLGMLNSCASNVTVVNIDNGFGAGYVASIINRLKD, from the coding sequence ATGACCGCGGCTGAGATTAAGCGCTTACTGGAAAAGGTTAAAGAGGGAAGACTCGGCGTTGACGAAGCCATGGAGATTTTGCGAAGGCTTCCCTTCGAGGATCTGGGTTTTGCCCGGATCGACCATCACCGCTCCCTGCGAGTGGGGTTTCCCGAGGTGGTGTTAGGCCGCGGAAAATCGACGGAGCAAGTCGTGGGAATCGTCCGGAGGATGTTGAAAAATCGGCACAACATTCTCGTCACGCGGTCGGATGAAGCGACCTTTCGAGCCATCCGGAAGATCACGCGCCTGGCGCAGTTTCACAAAGCCAGTGGCGCGCTGACGGTTGTCAGAGACAAGCACCTCTATGGGACCGGGAGAATCCTTGTCATTTCCGCGGGCACTGCGGATATGCCCGTTGCTGAAGAAGCCCTGGTGACCGCCCGCGTGATGGGGAATGATGTGGATGCTATCTATGATTGCGGGGTCGCTGGCATTCATCGATTGCTGCAGGAAAATCAGCGATTGCGGCAGGCTCGTGTGATCGTTTGTGTGGCTGGGATGGAAGGGGCCCTGCCCAGCGTGGTCGGCGGCCTGGTGGCTGCCCCGGTCATCGCGGTCCCTACCTCGGTGGGCTACGGAGCGTCATTTGGAGGGATTGCGGCCTTGCTGGGGATGCTGAATTCTTGCGCTTCCAATGTCACGGTCGTGAACATTGACAACGGGTTTGGCGCAGGGTACGTCGCCAGCATTATCAATCGTCTGAAAGACTAA
- the lepB gene encoding signal peptidase I, giving the protein MDPEHDLPPLRKIPQNGTRGFWGNLHSWVRDLVIAVGLALVIVVYLYQPVRVEGVSMLPRIEDQERIFVNKFIYRFKPIERGDVIVFSYPLDPQRFFIKRVIGLPGDTVQIRDGKVVINGQELKESYIPRKFQTPENEPPVAIDAGHFYVLGDHRSSSNDSRAWGQVPRQNIYGKAVFCYWPLEKLSFIR; this is encoded by the coding sequence ATGGACCCTGAACACGACTTGCCCCCCCTTAGAAAGATCCCGCAAAATGGTACCCGGGGGTTCTGGGGCAACCTGCATTCCTGGGTGCGCGACCTAGTCATCGCAGTCGGGCTTGCGCTGGTCATTGTCGTGTACCTCTATCAGCCCGTGCGGGTGGAGGGGGTCTCCATGCTGCCCCGCATCGAGGATCAGGAGCGCATCTTCGTCAACAAGTTTATTTACCGGTTCAAACCGATTGAACGCGGAGATGTCATTGTCTTTTCCTATCCGCTCGATCCTCAGCGTTTTTTCATCAAGCGGGTCATCGGCCTGCCGGGCGATACCGTTCAAATCCGGGACGGGAAGGTAGTCATCAACGGCCAGGAACTGAAGGAGTCCTACATACCGAGGAAGTTCCAGACCCCTGAGAACGAACCCCCGGTTGCGATCGACGCCGGCCACTTTTATGTGTTGGGAGACCATCGTAGCTCATCCAACGACAGCCGCGCCTGGGGGCAGGTCCCCCGTCAGAACATCTATGGGAAGGCGGTCTTTTGTTACTGGCCGCTGGAGAAGCTCAGCTTCATCCGTTGA
- the carA gene encoding glutamine-hydrolyzing carbamoyl-phosphate synthase small subunit has translation MNSQTAVLALEDGRCFRGHAFGAPVEKTGEVIFNTSLSGYQEIFTDPSYCGQIVVLTNPEVGNYGLNRFDEESRQPFIEGLVVREHSPIASNWRSEWVLGDYLRQRGVPAVSEIDTRALVRHLRDRGSMRAVISSLDTDEQSLVKKACQAPSMVGLDLAQRVTCGEKYGWKQQSIDIFAGKTGSSPSCGIHGPQISSSTGPSRRFQVVAYDFGIKYNILRRLTDAGCDVTVVPAQTSAEEALALQPDGIFLSNGPGDPEPVTYAVSAIRGLMGRKPIFGICLGHQLLGLALGGKTYKLKFGHHGGNQPVKNLRTGKVEITAQNHGFAVSPDSLKDSEVEVTHLNLNDHTCEGLRHRSLPAFSVQYHPEASPGPHDAGYLFSDFIRLMSEH, from the coding sequence ATGAATTCCCAGACAGCCGTCCTTGCCCTTGAAGATGGTCGTTGTTTCCGGGGACACGCCTTCGGTGCGCCCGTTGAGAAAACCGGAGAAGTGATTTTCAATACCTCGCTATCCGGCTATCAAGAGATTTTTACAGACCCTTCCTACTGCGGCCAGATTGTCGTTCTGACCAACCCTGAAGTCGGAAATTACGGATTGAATCGTTTCGATGAAGAATCGCGGCAGCCATTCATTGAAGGGCTGGTCGTGCGCGAGCACTCGCCGATTGCCTCCAACTGGAGGTCAGAGTGGGTGTTGGGAGATTATTTGAGGCAGCGTGGGGTTCCCGCCGTTTCCGAGATTGATACTCGCGCCCTGGTTCGACATCTGCGGGACCGCGGTTCCATGCGCGCGGTGATTTCATCCCTTGACACTGATGAGCAAAGCTTGGTGAAGAAAGCCTGCCAGGCTCCCTCCATGGTTGGCCTGGATCTGGCGCAGAGGGTGACCTGCGGGGAAAAATACGGCTGGAAGCAGCAAAGCATTGACATCTTCGCAGGCAAGACGGGTAGTTCTCCTTCCTGTGGCATCCATGGCCCACAAATCTCTTCATCAACGGGGCCATCGCGACGATTCCAGGTCGTCGCTTACGATTTCGGGATTAAGTACAACATCCTCCGAAGGCTGACCGATGCAGGATGCGATGTCACGGTCGTCCCCGCGCAAACTTCGGCTGAAGAGGCGTTGGCGCTTCAACCGGATGGCATCTTTCTATCCAATGGGCCGGGCGACCCGGAGCCAGTCACCTATGCCGTCAGCGCCATCCGGGGATTGATGGGCCGGAAGCCCATCTTTGGCATCTGCCTGGGACACCAACTGCTGGGCCTCGCCCTGGGCGGAAAAACTTACAAACTGAAGTTCGGCCATCATGGCGGCAATCAGCCCGTAAAGAATCTTAGGACGGGCAAGGTGGAAATAACGGCGCAGAACCACGGCTTTGCAGTGAGTCCGGATTCTTTGAAAGACAGCGAGGTGGAGGTCACCCATTTAAACTTGAACGATCATACCTGCGAGGGATTACGGCACCGATCCCTGCCTGCTTTCTCGGTTCAGTATCATCCCGAGGCCTCGCCGGGTCCCCATGACGCCGGTTATCTCTTCAGTGATTTCATCAGGCTTATGTCCGAACACTGA
- a CDS encoding sterol desaturase family protein: MNAPAIPSPVAQFRAEYRTAEISPYYSGILHFLFTSVTSLVVIGFSIKELHGITPFEWSTVLLTFLYANLVEYLGHKGPMHHPVRLLRTLFVRHTLQHHRFFTHEAMAYEGTQDYKMVLFPPVMILFFVGLHAVPVGVLLYYLTSRNVAYLFVATAIGYFLTYEWLHFMYHLRADSLPGRFPFMKTLRRLHTEHHDPALMSNYNFNITFPICDYLFGTRYKT; encoded by the coding sequence ATGAATGCTCCGGCCATTCCCTCCCCCGTCGCCCAGTTCAGGGCCGAATACCGCACGGCCGAGATTTCCCCTTATTACTCCGGCATCCTCCATTTCCTCTTCACGAGCGTTACCTCACTGGTCGTCATTGGTTTTTCGATCAAGGAACTCCACGGCATAACCCCTTTCGAATGGTCTACAGTCCTGCTGACCTTTCTTTATGCCAACCTCGTGGAGTACCTGGGCCACAAGGGCCCGATGCACCACCCCGTGCGTCTTCTGAGGACCCTGTTCGTGCGGCATACATTGCAGCACCATCGCTTTTTCACGCACGAGGCCATGGCCTATGAGGGCACGCAAGACTACAAAATGGTCCTCTTCCCACCGGTCATGATCCTCTTCTTCGTGGGACTGCACGCCGTGCCGGTTGGTGTCCTGCTTTATTACCTGACCAGCCGAAATGTTGCATACCTTTTTGTGGCGACGGCCATCGGATATTTTCTCACGTACGAATGGCTGCATTTTATGTACCACCTTCGTGCAGACTCCCTACCCGGTCGATTCCCTTTCATGAAAACCCTTCGTCGGCTCCACACCGAACATCACGACCCCGCCTTGATGTCGAACTACAACTTCAACATCACGTTTCCGATCTGCGATTACTTGTTCGGAACCCGCTACAAGACCTAG